The segment CGGGGTCTCAGGAGAGATGCGCAGTGATCATCTCACGAGATGCCGGCCTCCGCCGGCATGACGATGATTGGTGGATCAATCCGCGAAGGGATCGCGGACCAGGATCGTGTCCTCGCGCTCGGGGCTGGTCGAGACCAGCGCGACCGGGCACTGGATCAGCTCCTCGACGCGGCGGATATATTTGATCGCCTGGGCCGGCAGCTCGGCCCAGCTCCGCGCGCCGGCGGTCGACTGGCTCCAGCCCTCGATCGTCTCGTAGATCGGGGTGACGCGCGCCTGGTCCTGCGGGTGCGGCGGCAGATAGTCGTAGGTCTTGCCGTCCAGCTCATAGCCGGTGCAGATCTTGATCTCGTCGAAGCCGTCGAGCACGTCGAGCTTGGTCAGCGCCACGCCGGTGATGCCCGAGACCGCGGCCGACTGGCGCACCAGCACCGCGTCGAACCAGCCGCAGCGGCGCTTGCGGCCGGTGACGGTGCCGAACTCGTGGCCGCGCTCGCCGAGCCGCTGGCCCATCTCGTCCTCCAGCTCGGACGGGAAGGGGCCCGATCCGACGCGGGTGGTGTAGGCCTTGACGATGCCGAGCACGAAGCCCGCCGCCGACGGGCCGAGGCCCGATCCGCCCGAGGCGGTGCCGGCGATCGTGTTCGACGAGGTGACGAACGGATAGGTGCCGTGGTCGATGTCGAGCAGCACGCCCTGCGCGCCTTCGAACAGGATGCGGCGGCCCGCCTTGCGCGCCTCGTTGAGGGTCAGCCAGACCGGCTTGGCGAAGGGCAGGATGAAGTCGGCGATCTCGGCGAGCTGCGCCTTGAGCGCCTCGCGGTCGATCGGCGGCTCGTTGAAGCCGGCGCGCAGCGCGTCGTGGTGCGCGCAGATGCGGTCGAGCTGCAGTTCGAGATCGTCGAGATGGGCGAGGTCGCAGACCCGGATCGCGCGGCGGCCGACCTTGTCCTCATAGGCCGGGCCGATGCCGCGCCGGGTGGTGCCGATCTTGCCCGATCCGCTGGCGTCCTCGCGCAGCCCGTCGAGGTCGCGGTGGAAGGGCAGGATCAGCGGCGCCGTCTCGGCGATCTGGAGGTTGTCGGGGGTGATGGTGACGCCCTGGCCCTGGAGCTTGGCGACCTCGTCGCGGAAGTGCCAGGGATCGAACACCACGCCGTTGCCGATCACCGACAGCGTGCCGCGGACGATGCCCGAGGGCAGCAGGCTGAGCTTGTAGGTCTGGTTGCCGACGACCAGCGTGTGGCCGGCATTGTGGCCGCCCTGGAAGCGGACGACGACATGGGCGCGCTCGGCGAGCCAGTCGACGATCTTGCCCTTGCCCTCATCGCCCCATTGGGCGCCGATCACCGTGACGTTGGCCATCAATCTGTCCTGTTCAGTTTAACCTCCGTTCGTCCCGAGCGATGTCGAGGGACGGGCGGAGGAGGGGATTCAAATGGCTTCGGGAGTCGTTCCCCGAAGGATATGCGTGCAGCCGAGCGCCGCCGCGTCGTCGCTTTCCGACAGCGCCGCGATCGTGATCCAGTCGTCGGCGCGCAATGCCGCGCCGGTCGCCGCGTCGGTGCCGAGCGGCAGGAACACCCGGCGATGCTCGACCGCGCCCAGGCCGACGTCGACCAGCGGATCGATGAACAGCGAGAAGCCGATCGCCTTCTCCTCGGTCCCGTCGGGATGGACGATCGTGTAGCTGCCGCCGCGGCCGATCTCGCCCGACAGGCCGTCGCCGAACAGCGAGAAGCCGATCCAGGTCTGATATTCGAAACCGTGCCGCTCGGTCGGGTCGAGCGTCAGCGCGACGCGGTCGCCGATCGCGGCGACGATCGCCTCGATCGCTGCGAGCCGCTTGTCGAGCGTCTGCGCGCCGGCGATCGCGCGCAGCTTGGCGAGCGCCGGGCCGACCGGGCCGGCCGCCTCGATGAAGGGGAGATAGGCGTCGGCGCCGAGCGTGGCGAGCCCGCCCGCATCCTTGGCGTCGAGCATCGCGCGGGCCGCGTCGACCTTGTCGGCGGGCAGCGGCATCGCCCCGGCCGCGAGCGTCTCGACCAGGTCGGGCAAGGTGAGGTCGACGGTGATGCCGGTGACGCCCGCGACTTCGAGCGCCTCGACCGCGACGCGCAATATCTCGATCACCGCGGCGAGGCTGTCGGTGCCGATCAGCTCGGCGCCCGCCTGGGTCAGCTCGCGCTCGGGGCGGAGCTGGGTGGCGCGCAGCTTGAGCACCGGGCCGCCATAAGCGAGGCGAAGCGGGCGCGGGCGGTGGCCCATCCGGGTCGCGGCGATGCGGCCGACCTGGGCGGTGATGTCGGGGCGCAGCGCCAGGGTGCGCTGCGAGACCGGATCGACGAAGCGGAGCAGGTCGCGCGCGCCGGCCGACTTGAGCTGGCCGACCAGTCCCTCCTCGAACTCGGCGAGCGGCGGCGACACCCGCGCATAGCCGTGCCGGCCGATCGCGACGATCACCCGATGGAGCAGCCGCGACCCGGCCTCCGCCTGCGGGGGCAGGCGATCGCGAAGTCCTTCGGGCAGCAATCCGGGGGCGATGGTCATGCGGAGAGGCTCATAGCGGCATGTGCGCGGCATTCAACATAATCGTCGCACCAGCGGAGGCTGGTGCCCATGTCTGTTTTCCCGCACGATGGCCTTCATGAAAGGCGGACACGTCTACATCATGAGCAATGGCGTTTCGGGAACGCTGTACCTTGGCGTGACGGCCGATCTCGCCGCCCGTGTTTACCAGCATCGGATCGGCGAGGGTTCGGCCTTCTGCCGTGAGCATGGGCTCACGAAGCTGGTCTATGCCGAGCCTCACGACAGGATCGAAAACGCCATCGCCCGCGAGAAGGCCCTGAAGAACTGGAAGCGGGCCTGGAAGATCAACCTGATCGAAAAGGCCAATCCCGGCTGGCGCGATCTCTATGAGGAGATCATCGCCTAGCCGGGAGAGACATGGGCCCCTGCCTGCGCAGGGGCGACGTCCGTTCTGCTGCTTAGAAGCTCAGCGCCTTGGCGGTCTTCACGCCGGGGAGCTGGGCGATCTTCGCCTTGAGCGCGTCGTCGACGGGGGTGTCGACCGACAGCAGCAGCACCGCCTCGCCGCCGGCCGAGCGGCGGCCGAGGTGGAAGGTGCCGATGTTGACGTTCGCCTCGCCCAGGGTCGAGCCGAGGCGGCCGATGAAGCCCGGCGCGTCGACGTTGACGATGTAGAGCATCGTGCCGCCCAGGTCGGCCTCGACCTTGACGCCGTAGATCTCGACGAGGCGCGGCTCGGCATTGGCGAACAGCGTGCCCGCGACCGACTTGGCGCCCTCGGCGGTGGTGACGGTGACGCGGACCAGGGTCGAATAGTCGCCCTCGCGATCATGGCGCACCTCGCGCAGGTCGAGGCCGCGTTCCTTCGCCAGGAAGGGCGCGTTGACCATGTTCACCGTGTCCGAATAGACGCCCATCAGCCCGGCGAGCACCGCGCCGGTGATCGGCTTCTGGTTGAGCTCGGCGGCGGCGCCCTCGACCTCGATCGCGACCGCCTTGATCGCGTCGCCCTCGAGCTGGCCGACCAGCGCGCCGAGATGCTCGGCCAGCGCCATGTAGGGCTTCAGCTTCGGCGCTTCCTCGGCCGACAGCGACGGCATGTTGAGCGCATTGGTGACGCCGCCCGACAGCAGGAAGTCGGCCATCTGCTCGGCGACCTGGATCGCGACGTTGACCTGCGCCTCGTTGGTCGAGGCGCCGAGGTGCGGGGTCGAGATGAAGCCGGGGGTGCCGAACAGCGGCGACTCGGTCGCCGGCTCGGTGACGAAAACGTCGAGCGCGGCACCCGCGACATGGCCGCTGTCGAGCGCTTCCTTGAGCGCCGCCTCGTCGATCAGGCCGCCGCGCGCGCAGTTGACGATGCGCACGCCCTTCTTGGTCTTCGCCAGATTCTCCTTCGACAGGATGTTCTTGGTCGAATCGGTCAGCGGCGTGTGCAGCGTGATGAAGTCGGCGCGGGCGAGCAGGTCGTCGAGATTGACCTTCTCGACGCCCATCTCGACGGCGCGCTCGGGGGTCAGGAAGGGATCATAGGCGACCACCTTCATCTTCAGGCCGATCGCACGGTCGGCGACGATCGAGCCGATATTGCCGGCGCCGATCAGGCCGAGGACCTTGTTGGTCACCTCGACGCCCATGAAGCGGTTCTTCTCCCACTTGCCGGCCTGGGTCGACTTGTCGGCCTCGGGCAGGTCGCGGGCGAGGGCGAACATCAGCGCGATCGCATGCTCGGCGGTGGTGATCGAGTTGCCGAACGGGGTGTTCATCACCACCACGCCCTTGGCCGAGGCGGCGGGGATGTCGACATTGTCGACGCCGATGCCGGCGCGGCCGACGACCTTGAGATTGGTCGCGGCGGCGAGGACGTCCTTGGTGACCTTGGTCGCCGAACGGATGGCGAGGCCGTCATACTGGCCGATCATCGCGATCAGCTCGTCCTTGGTCTTGCCGGTGATCTCATCGACCTCGATCCCGCGGTTGCGGAAGATCTGCGCGGCGAGCGGGTCCATCTTGTCGGAAATCAGTACCTTGGGCATGATTCTTGATCCTTGGATTTAACCTGTCATCCCGGCGAAAGCCGGGATCTCCCTTTTCTGAAAAGGTGGAAGGCAGGGAGATTCCAGCTTTCGCTGGAATGACGGTGAGAGAGGGGAAGCCCGGCTTACGCCGCGCGGGCCTGGGCCCAGGCCCAGTCGAGCCAGGGGCCGAGCGCCTCGACGTCGGCGGTCTCGACGGTGCCGCCGCACCAGACCCGCAGGCCCGGAGGCGCATCGCGATAGCCGGCGACGTCATAGGCCGCGTCCTCGAGCTCGAGCGCGCCGGCGATCTTCTTGACGAGGGCGAGCTTCGCTTCGTCGTCGAGACCCTCGACCGCGCCGTCCGCGAACTTCAGGCAGACCGAGGTGTTCGAGCGCGAGGCCGGGTCGGCCGCGAGATGGTCGATCCAGTCGGTCCGCTGCACCCAGGCGTCGAGCGCCGCGGTGTTGGCGTCGGCGCGGGCGATCAGCGCGTCCAGGCCGCCGATCGACTTCGCCCATTCGAGGCTGTGGATATAATCCTCGATCGCCAGCATCGACGGCGTGTTGATCGTCTCGCCCTTGAAGATGCCCTCGATCAGCTTGCCGCTCTTGGTCATGCGGAAGATCTTCGGCAGCGGCCAGGCCGGGGTGTAGCTCTCCAGCCGCTCGACCGCGCGGGGGCCGAGCACCAGGATGCCGTGCGCGCCTTCGCCGCCCAGCACCTTCTGCCAGGAGAAGGTGACGACGTCGAGCTTGTCCCAGGGCAGGTCCATCGCGAAGCAGGCCGAGGTCGCGTCGGCGATGGTCAGGCCCTCGCGATCGTCCCTGATCCAGTCGCCATTCGGAACGCGCACGCCCGAGGTGGTGCCGTTCCAGGTGAAGACGATGTCGGTCGACTGGTCGAGCGCGGCGAGGTCGGGGAGGCTGCCATAGGGCGCCTTGACCACGTCGGCCTCGATCTTGAGCTGCTTGACGACATCGGTGACCCAACCCTCACCGAAGCTCTCCCAAGCGACCATCGTGGCCTTGCGCGCGCCGAGCAGGCTCCACAGCGCCATCTCGACCGCGCCGGTGTCCGATCCGGGGACGATGCCGATGCGATGGGTGGCGGGGACGCCCAGGATCTCGCGGGTCAGGTCGACGGCATGGTTGATGCGCGCCTTGCCGAGCTTCGACCGATGCGAACGGCCGAGCGATCCGGTAGCGAGTTTTTCGGGGGACCAGCCGGGCGGCTTAGCGCAGGGGCCGGAAGAGAAATGGGGACGTGCCGGCTTGGAAGCCGGGCGAGCAATATCAGTCATATAGACTCTCCTCACAGAGAGCACGCGCTGCGTTGGGACAGCGTGGCCCGCCGCCGCTTCTAGAGATGGAATGGGGCAAGTCAATGACTGAAAAGGGTCGGGGGCGAAAATATCGTTCGCTGTTGCAGCGAAATATAAAAACTGAAATCTCAATAGGTTGTTCGAGAACAATCGTCACCCTTGCGAAGGCAGGGGTCCATGTCTCTCATCGGCCAGATGACCATCGGGGAGAAAACAGACATGGATGCCAGCCTTCAGCCTCTGGCTGAAGTTTATCCCGAGCGCCTGCCTTGCAGGCAGTCGAGGGGCTGGCATGACGCGAGGAGAAGGGGGGGCGCCCAGCAAAGAAAAAGCCCCGGAGCGGAACCCCGGGGCTTCATATCCTGTCGCGATGCGGACCGCTTACTTGGCGGGCGCCGCCTCGTTGCCGCCCTCGGCCGGGGCCGCGGCATTGTCGGCCGCGCCGCCTTCGGCCGCCGGGGCCGCCGCTTCGGCGGGCACCGCCGGCATCGGCCGCGGCGAATTGCTCTGCTGGTTGAGATAGGCGATGACGTTGGCGCGATCCTCGGGCTTGGAGAGGCCCGCGAAGGTCATCTTGGTGCCCGGCGCGAACGCCTTCGGGCTCTTCAGCCAGTCGCTGAGATTCTGCCAGTCCCAGGTGCCGCCCTTCGACTTGAGCGCATCGGAGAAGGCGAAGCCGTGCGCGCCCTGGCCGACGCCCTCGCCAAGGACGCCCCACAGATTCGGGCCGAGCGCATTCGGGCCGCCGTTCGCGGCATTGTGGCAGGCGGCGCACTTCTTGAAGACGTCGGCGCCCTTCGCCGGATCGGCGCTGGCGAGGTAGAAGGCGATCGGCTTGTCGGCCGCGGCGGCAGCGCCGGCGTCGCCTTCTTCCTCGACGCCCTCGACCACATAGCCCATCTTTTCCGGACGCTCGGCCTTGAAATATTCGCCGCTGAGGATCGAAAGGCCCAATGCGGCAATGCCGCCAGCCAGCGCCCAGCCGGCAATAGTGTTCGCGCGATCGTCCATGTGCCCCTACAGCTCCCATTGGCAGCGTGGGGGGGAAGTGCCCACGCCGAATTCGCGCCCCCTTTAGAATCGCTTCCGGTGCTCCGCAAGCGTTGGAACGCGCTAATATGTCGCCGGGCGGCTTGCGGCCGACGCGGCAGCCGCCTAATCCGCGCCCGTGATGCAGAACTATCCAGCCCCCGCCCAGGCGCTCGTCGCCGAAATGACCGCCGCCGCAGAGGCCGAACCGGCGCGGGCCGTGGCGTTTCAGGGCGCGCCCGGCGCCAACTCGCACATCGCCGTGCTGGAGGCGGTGCCCAACGCTCTGCCCGTTCCCTGTTTCAGTTTCGAGGACGCGCTCGACGCGGTGCGCGATTTCCGCGCCGATTGCGCGGTGATCCCGATCGAGAATTCGCTGCACGGCCGCGTCGCCGACATGCATTTCCTGCTGCCCGAGTCGGGCCTCGTCATCACCGGCGAGCATTTCCTCCACATCAACTACACGCTGATGGCGCTGCCCGGGCACGGCAAGATCACCAGGGTGATGAGCCATCCGCAGGCGTTGGGCCAGTGCCGCCACTGGCTGCGCGCCAACGGCATCGCGCCGGTCGCCTATCCCGACACGGCCGGCGCCGCCGCCGCGGTGGCCGAGGCCGGCGATCCGCATCTCGGCGCGCTGGCGCCGTCGATCTCGGCGGGCATCTACGGGTTGAAGGCGGTCGAGGAGAACATCGTGGACTCGGCCGACAACACGACCCGCTTCGTGGTCCTCGCCCGCGAGGCGCGCGACATCTCCCCCGACGACGGCCCGGTGATGACCACCTTCATCTTCGAGGTGAAGAACATCCCGGCGGCGCTCTACAAGGCGCTGGGCGGCTTCGCGACCAACGGGGTCCAGATGACCAAGCTGGAGAGCTACCAGCGCGGCGCGACCTTCTCCGCGACCGAATTCTACGCCGACATCGAGGGGCATCCCGACGAGCCGCACATCCGCCGCGCGCTCGAGGAACTGGCCTTCCACACCAAATGGGTGCGTCTGCTCGGCACCTATCCCCGGGCCCGTGAGCGCGGCTTCGGCTGATCAGGCCGTTCTCGTCATTCCAGCGAAAGCTGGAATCTCCCTGCCTGCTCGCCGAAAGAAGAAATGAGATCCCGGCTTTCGCCGGGATGACGGTTCATGAGGGCGAGGTCTGACTACGCCCCGTTCACCCAGGCGGTGAGCAGCGTATGGGCGATCGCGATCGGGAAGGGGACGCGGAAGGCGGTGCCGGGGTCGCCGGCCAGCGCCGCGCGGACCTCGTCCCTCGTCGCCCAGAGCGCGTCGCCCAGTTCGTTGGTGTCGAGGGTCAGCGCGTCGCTCTCGACCGTGGCGATGCAGGCGATCATCAGTTGCGAGGGGAAGGGCCAGGGCTGGCTGGTGACGTAGCGGACCCCGGTGACGACGACGTCCGCCTCCTCGTTCAGTTCGCGCGCGACGGCCTCCTCGATCGACTCGCCCACCTCCAGGAAGCCGGCCAGCGCCGAATAGAAGCCATTGGGCGCGCGGACGTTGCGGCCGAGCAGGACGCGGCCCTCATGCTCGGCCAGCATGATCACCACCGGGTCGGTGCGCGGGAAATGCTCGGCGCCGCAGCCGCCCTCGACCGCCAGGCAGAAGCGCGCCCAGCCCGACCGCGCGACGCCGGTCGGCCGGCCGCAATTGGCGCAGAAGCGGTGGCGCGCATGCCAGTCGACCAGCGAGCGGGCCGCGGCATAGGTCGCGCTGGCGCCGGGCTCGGTCATCGTCCGCGCGATCGCGATCGACTCGCCGCGCTGGTCGCCCTCGGCCGGGCTTGCGGTCAGCGCGACGAAGCGCGGCGCGCCGTCGATCAGGCCGAGCAGGGCGAGTCCGACGCCGGCCGGCGCCTCCGACAGCGGACCCCAACTCAGCCGCCCGTCCTCGTCGAGCACCGGCTTCAGCCCGTCGAGCCGCAGCAGCCGGGCGGCGGGATCGGCGCGCTGCTCCTCGAACCAGGCGGGCCGGTCGCGTTCGATGTCGACCCGGGCGAGCGGCGATCCGGTGAAGCCCGGGACGGGGAAGCTGGCCATGATCTGCTCCTATGCGCGGCTGGCGATGGCGCGCGCGGCGGCGCGGGCGAAGAGGGTGGGGAGGCCGGCCTGCTCGATCTCGTCGATCGGCCACCATTCGCCGTCATTGGCGCGGAGCGGTTGCACGGCGGTGACGACGCGCAGCCGGAGCGCGAAATGGGTGAAGACATGGTCGACCGACCCCGCCTCGCGCCAGGGCGCGTCGACCGGCGCGTCGGCGAGGCCGGGGTCCTCGTCGGTCCAGGGACCCGAGGGCAGCGCGCGCATGCCGCCGAGCATGCCCTTGTCGGGCCGCCGCACCAGCCAGACGCGCGCGCCGTCCTCGATCCAGAAGGCGGTGCCGAGCCGCTGCGGCTTGGCCTTCTTCGCGGCCTTCACCGGATAGTCCTCGGGATTGCCGGCGATCCGCGCGGCGCAGCCGGCGCTCAGCGGGCAGAGCAGGCATTGCGGCGCGCGGACCGTGCAGATCGAGGAGCCGAGGTCCATCATCGCCTGGGCGAAGTCGCCGGCGCGCGCGTCGGGAGTGATCCGGTCGACCAGCGCGCGCAGCGCCGGGCGGGCCCTGGGCAGGGCCTCGTCGAACGCGAACAGGCGGCTCGCCACCCGCTCGACATTGGCGTCGACGACGACCGCGCGGCGGCCGAAGGCGATCGCGGCGATCGCGGCGGCGCTGTAGTCGCCGATGCCGGGCAGCGCGCGCAGCCCCGCCTCGCTGTCGGGAAAGCGGCCGCCATGATCGTCGGCGACGGCGCGGGCGCAGGCGATCAGGTTGCGGGCGCGGGCATAATAGCCGAGCCCCGCCCAGGCGGCCATCACCTCGCCCTCGTCGGCGCGGGCGAGGTCGGTGACGGTCGGCCAGCGCGTCGTGAAGCGATCGAAATAGGGCTTCACCGCCGCGACGGTGGTCTGCTGCAGCATGATCTCCGACAGCCAGACGCGATAGGGATCGGTCGGCGCCTCGCCGGGGGCGGCGCGCCAGGGCAGGCGGCGATGATGGGCATCGTACCAGGCCAGCAAATTTTCGGGGACGGCATCGACGGACATGGGGCGCCTATGGCATGAAGCACGCGATGAGCGAAACCGGCAAGACACGATCCCCGACGAAGGCCCCGGCGAAGAAGCCTGCCGCCATGGTGCGCGAACCCCGTCCGCGCGGCGGCGCGGCGCGCGCGGTGGCGGACATGGTGCCCGATATCGGCCGCGCCGCCTTCCGCCGCTTCGGCTTCGTCCAGAGCTCGGTGGTCAGCCGCTGGGCGGAGATCGTCGGCGAGCGCTATGCCCGCGTCTCGATCCCCGAATCGATCCGCTTCCCGCAGGGGCGCCGCGCCGACGGGGTGCTGACCCTGACGGTCGAGGGATCGCACGGCACCATGCTCCAGCATGTCGTGCCGACGATCATCGAGCGGGTGAACCGCTTCTTCGGCTATTCGGCGGTCGCCCGGATCGCGATCAAGCCCGGCGCCTGCGCCGCGCCGCAGCCGCCGCGCGGCCGGGTGGCGCCGCCGTCGCTCCGTCCGGTGCCGGTCGAGCTGGGCGAGAGCCTGCGCACGGTCGGCGATCCCGAGCTGCGCGCCTGCCTCGAATCGCTGGCCGGCGCGCTCGCCGCGACCAGCGGACCTCCCGTCATCGCATCCGGAGACAGCAACCGGTGATATCGATCCTCGTCCGGGCGGCCCTGTCGCTCGCCCTGCTTTCGCCCGCCGCGCTGGTTGCGGCCACCCCCGCCAAGCCCGCCGTTGCCGCCAAATCGGGTGTCGCTGCCAAGAAGAACTGGCTGGCGATGACGAGCCGCACCGCCGAGGGCGCGATCGTCGTCGGCAATCCGGCGGCGAAGGTGAAGCTGGTCGAATATCTCTCGCTGACCTGCCCGCACTGCGCCGACCTGTCGACCCAGTCGATGCCCGCGCTCCAGCGCGACTATATCGCCAAGGGGCTGGTCAGCTTCGAGGTCCGCCATGCCGTCCGCGACGGCTATGACTTCGCCGCCTCGCTGTTGCTGCGCTGCGAGCCGCCGACCCGCTATCTCGAATCGCTGGAGGCGCTGTTCGCGACCCAGGGCAACTGGATGGAGAAGGCGCTGACCGCCAAGGACATCCCCGGCTTCGACGGCAAGTCGGGCGACGAGAAGATGGCGGCGGTCGCCAAGGCGGCCGGCTTCGACGCTTTCTTCGCGAAGCGCGGCGTGACGCCGAAAGCCTATGCGGCCTGCATGGCCGACACCAAGGCGAAGGAACAGCTCGGCCAGATGGCCGGCTATGCCTGGCAGCGCGACCAGATTCCCGGCACCCCGCTGGTGCTGATCAACGGCCAGCGCCAGGAGGCGGTGCATGGCTGGGCGGACCTCGAACCGCTGATCAGGGGCGCGCTGAAGTAGGGTCGCAGGTCGAGCGCCGCGCCCGGCGCCTCTTGCGCCGACCGCCGTCGAGGCTATCACTGTCGGCAACGGCCGGGTTCGGCTGCTTGGAGACTAGGATCTGATGAAGAAGCTGCTTCCCGTCGCTGCGATCGGCCTGGCGCTGGCGCTCACCGCCTGCGGCAAGAAGGACGCGGACAACGCCGCGACCAACACCGTCGCCCCGGCGGCGCCGAGCGCGCCCTATACCGGCAAGGACTGGACCGCGACGCTGGTCAAGACGCCCGAGGGCGGCTTCCGCATGGGCAATCCGGACGCGCCGGTGAAGCTGGTCGAATATGCCTCGATCACCTGCCCGCACTGCCGCGACTTCAGCAAGGTCGGCGGCGATCCGCTGCGCCAGACCTATGTCCGCACCGGCAAGGTCAGCTGGGAATATCGCAACTTCGTGCTCAACCCGCTCGACGTCGCCGCGACGCTGGTCGCGCGCTGCCAGGGCGCCGAGACCTTCTTCCCGTTCATCGACCAGCTCTA is part of the Rhizorhabdus wittichii RW1 genome and harbors:
- a CDS encoding cytochrome c, class I (PFAM: cytochrome c, class I), yielding MDDRANTIAGWALAGGIAALGLSILSGEYFKAERPEKMGYVVEGVEEEGDAGAAAAADKPIAFYLASADPAKGADVFKKCAACHNAANGGPNALGPNLWGVLGEGVGQGAHGFAFSDALKSKGGTWDWQNLSDWLKSPKAFAPGTKMTFAGLSKPEDRANVIAYLNQQSNSPRPMPAVPAEAAAPAAEGGAADNAAAPAEGGNEAAPAK
- a CDS encoding Adenylosuccinate synthetase (PFAM: adenylosuccinate synthetase), with protein sequence MANVTVIGAQWGDEGKGKIVDWLAERAHVVVRFQGGHNAGHTLVVGNQTYKLSLLPSGIVRGTLSVIGNGVVFDPWHFRDEVAKLQGQGVTITPDNLQIAETAPLILPFHRDLDGLREDASGSGKIGTTRRGIGPAYEDKVGRRAIRVCDLAHLDDLELQLDRICAHHDALRAGFNEPPIDREALKAQLAEIADFILPFAKPVWLTLNEARKAGRRILFEGAQGVLLDIDHGTYPFVTSSNTIAGTASGGSGLGPSAAGFVLGIVKAYTTRVGSGPFPSELEDEMGQRLGERGHEFGTVTGRKRRCGWFDAVLVRQSAAVSGITGVALTKLDVLDGFDEIKICTGYELDGKTYDYLPPHPQDQARVTPIYETIEGWSQSTAGARSWAELPAQAIKYIRRVEELIQCPVALVSTSPEREDTILVRDPFAD
- a CDS encoding Excinuclease ABC, C subunit domain protein (PFAM: Excinuclease ABC, C subunit domain protein), with product MAFMKGGHVYIMSNGVSGTLYLGVTADLAARVYQHRIGEGSAFCREHGLTKLVYAEPHDRIENAIAREKALKNWKRAWKINLIEKANPGWRDLYEEIIA
- a CDS encoding A/G-specific DNA-adenine glycosylase (PFAM: helix-hairpin-helix motif; HhH-GPD family protein), which encodes MSVDAVPENLLAWYDAHHRRLPWRAAPGEAPTDPYRVWLSEIMLQQTTVAAVKPYFDRFTTRWPTVTDLARADEGEVMAAWAGLGYYARARNLIACARAVADDHGGRFPDSEAGLRALPGIGDYSAAAIAAIAFGRRAVVVDANVERVASRLFAFDEALPRARPALRALVDRITPDARAGDFAQAMMDLGSSICTVRAPQCLLCPLSAGCAARIAGNPEDYPVKAAKKAKPQRLGTAFWIEDGARVWLVRRPDKGMLGGMRALPSGPWTDEDPGLADAPVDAPWREAGSVDHVFTHFALRLRVVTAVQPLRANDGEWWPIDEIEQAGLPTLFARAAARAIASRA
- a CDS encoding tRNA synthetase, class II (G, H, P and S) (PFAM: tRNA synthetase, class II (G, H, P and S)), with translation MPRTCRYEPLRMTIAPGLLPEGLRDRLPPQAEAGSRLLHRVIVAIGRHGYARVSPPLAEFEEGLVGQLKSAGARDLLRFVDPVSQRTLALRPDITAQVGRIAATRMGHRPRPLRLAYGGPVLKLRATQLRPERELTQAGAELIGTDSLAAVIEILRVAVEALEVAGVTGITVDLTLPDLVETLAAGAMPLPADKVDAARAMLDAKDAGGLATLGADAYLPFIEAAGPVGPALAKLRAIAGAQTLDKRLAAIEAIVAAIGDRVALTLDPTERHGFEYQTWIGFSLFGDGLSGEIGRGGSYTIVHPDGTEEKAIGFSLFIDPLVDVGLGAVEHRRVFLPLGTDAATGAALRADDWITIAALSESDDAAALGCTHILRGTTPEAI
- a CDS encoding prephenate dehydratase (PFAM: prephenate dehydratase; amino acid-binding ACT domain protein), with the translated sequence MQNYPAPAQALVAEMTAAAEAEPARAVAFQGAPGANSHIAVLEAVPNALPVPCFSFEDALDAVRDFRADCAVIPIENSLHGRVADMHFLLPESGLVITGEHFLHINYTLMALPGHGKITRVMSHPQALGQCRHWLRANGIAPVAYPDTAGAAAAVAEAGDPHLGALAPSISAGIYGLKAVEENIVDSADNTTRFVVLAREARDISPDDGPVMTTFIFEVKNIPAALYKALGGFATNGVQMTKLESYQRGATFSATEFYADIEGHPDEPHIRRALEELAFHTKWVRLLGTYPRARERGFG
- a CDS encoding D-3-phosphoglycerate dehydrogenase (TIGRFAM: D-3-phosphoglycerate dehydrogenase~PFAM: amino acid-binding ACT domain protein; D-isomer specific 2-hydroxyacid dehydrogenase, catalytic region; D-isomer specific 2-hydroxyacid dehydrogenase, NAD-binding), which codes for MPKVLISDKMDPLAAQIFRNRGIEVDEITGKTKDELIAMIGQYDGLAIRSATKVTKDVLAAATNLKVVGRAGIGVDNVDIPAASAKGVVVMNTPFGNSITTAEHAIALMFALARDLPEADKSTQAGKWEKNRFMGVEVTNKVLGLIGAGNIGSIVADRAIGLKMKVVAYDPFLTPERAVEMGVEKVNLDDLLARADFITLHTPLTDSTKNILSKENLAKTKKGVRIVNCARGGLIDEAALKEALDSGHVAGAALDVFVTEPATESPLFGTPGFISTPHLGASTNEAQVNVAIQVAEQMADFLLSGGVTNALNMPSLSAEEAPKLKPYMALAEHLGALVGQLEGDAIKAVAIEVEGAAAELNQKPITGAVLAGLMGVYSDTVNMVNAPFLAKERGLDLREVRHDREGDYSTLVRVTVTTAEGAKSVAGTLFANAEPRLVEIYGVKVEADLGGTMLYIVNVDAPGFIGRLGSTLGEANVNIGTFHLGRRSAGGEAVLLLSVDTPVDDALKAKIAQLPGVKTAKALSF
- a CDS encoding NUDIX hydrolase (PFAM: NUDIX hydrolase; NADH pyrophosphatase-like-like; Zinc ribbon, NADH pyrophosphatase) codes for the protein MASFPVPGFTGSPLARVDIERDRPAWFEEQRADPAARLLRLDGLKPVLDEDGRLSWGPLSEAPAGVGLALLGLIDGAPRFVALTASPAEGDQRGESIAIARTMTEPGASATYAAARSLVDWHARHRFCANCGRPTGVARSGWARFCLAVEGGCGAEHFPRTDPVVIMLAEHEGRVLLGRNVRAPNGFYSALAGFLEVGESIEEAVARELNEEADVVVTGVRYVTSQPWPFPSQLMIACIATVESDALTLDTNELGDALWATRDEVRAALAGDPGTAFRVPFPIAIAHTLLTAWVNGA
- a CDS encoding phosphoserine aminotransferase (TIGRFAM: phosphoserine aminotransferase~PFAM: aminotransferase, class V), encoding MTDIARPASKPARPHFSSGPCAKPPGWSPEKLATGSLGRSHRSKLGKARINHAVDLTREILGVPATHRIGIVPGSDTGAVEMALWSLLGARKATMVAWESFGEGWVTDVVKQLKIEADVVKAPYGSLPDLAALDQSTDIVFTWNGTTSGVRVPNGDWIRDDREGLTIADATSACFAMDLPWDKLDVVTFSWQKVLGGEGAHGILVLGPRAVERLESYTPAWPLPKIFRMTKSGKLIEGIFKGETINTPSMLAIEDYIHSLEWAKSIGGLDALIARADANTAALDAWVQRTDWIDHLAADPASRSNTSVCLKFADGAVEGLDDEAKLALVKKIAGALELEDAAYDVAGYRDAPPGLRVWCGGTVETADVEALGPWLDWAWAQARAA